The Paenibacillus swuensis genome contains the following window.
GGGTGGCTTGTTATGGAGATGGAGAAAAGATGGTATGTAGTTCATACCTATTCCGGGTATGAGAACAAAGTGAAAGCCAATTTAGAGAAGCGTGTCGAATCTATGAGTATGACCGACAAGATTTTCCGCGTGCTTGTTCCGATGGAAGAAGAGATTGTGAACAAGGACGGGAAGAAGAAGACCGTTATGCGTAAAGTATATCCGGGCTATGTCCTAGTAGAAATGATTCAGACAGATGATTCTTGGTACGTTGTGCGTAACACTCCAGGGGTTACCGGCTTCGTAGGGTCCACGGGTGCAGGCTCCAAGCCTACAGCTTTGCTTCCTGAAGAAGTTGAATCCATCCTCAAGCATATGGGTATGGAAGAGCCGAAGGCGAAGATTGACTTCGAACTGAAGGAGAACGTACGCGTGAAGGTTGGGCCTTTCGCGAACTTTGTCGGGTCTGTGGAAGAAATTCTCGTGGACAAGATGAAGTTGAAAGTGCATGTGAATATGTTCGGCAGAGAAACGCCGCTAGAATTGGATTTCACGCAAGTAGAGAAGATTTAATTCTTCTTGTTCTTGCTGTGTTTTTCATGAAGCGCGCGGAGACTCTGTGTGGCTTGTCTGCAAGTGGCAGGCCATGGTTTAGTGGGAGGGAAACATCCCGTTACACCACATTATGGCAAGGAGGTGTTTTACATGGCTAAAAAGGTTATCAAGATGGTGAAATTGCAGATTCCTGCAGGTAAAGCGAATCCAGCTCCTCCGGTAGGTCCGGCGTTGGGTCAAGCAGGTGTCAACATTATGGCTTTCTGTAAAGAGTTTAACGCTCGTACCGCAGATCAAGCAGGTCTTATTATTCCTGTTGTTATCACTGTATTCGAGGATCGTTCCTTTACATTCGAAACCAAGACTCCACCGGCTGCTGTATTGCTTCGTGTAGCTGCGGGAATCGCTAAAGGTTCCGGCGAACCGAACAAGAAGAAAGTCGCAACAGTGAAACGCGCGAAAGTTCGCGAAATCGCTGAACAGAAAATGCCTGACCTTAACGCAGCGTCCGTTGAAGCGGCAATGCTGATGGTTGAAGGTACTGCCCGTTCCATGGGTATCGTAGTCGAAGACTAGTCGTTTGTCTCGCGGCCTGCAATGCAGGCTTGCATAGTGGGAGGAATATCCGCTAATACCACAAAGGAGGAGAATATTTATGCCGAAACACGGAAAGAAATATGTAGAAGCAGCAAAGCTGATCGACAGCGAAGCGACTTACGAGTCTCTTGAAGCGATTGAGCTTGTTAAGAAAGCAGCGACTGCCAAGTTCGACGAGACCGTTGAAGTTGCAGTTCGTCTGGGCGTAGATCCAAGAAAACAAGACCAGGCTGTTCGTGGCGTAGTTGTATTGCCGCACGGAACTGGTAAGACTAAACGTGTCCTTGTTTTCGCGAAAGGTGAGAAAGCGAAAGAGGCGGAAGCTGCTGGAGCGGACTTCGTTGGCGATCAAGACCTGATCAACAAAATCCAACAAGGCTGGTTCGAGTTTGATGTCTGCGTAGCTACACCTGACATGATGGCTGAAGTCGGTAAACTGGGTCGTGTACTCGGTGGTAAAGGCCTAATGCCAAACCCTAAAGCTGGCACGGTAACTTTCGATGTAACCAAAGCGGTTCAGGAGATCAAAGCGGGTAAAATCGAATACCGTCTGGATAAAGCAGGACAAATCCACGCGCCAATCGGTAAAGTATCCTTCGATGCAGAGAAGTTGAACGAGAACTTCCGTACACTTGTTGAAGCATTGAACAGAGCTAAACCGGCTGCGGCGAAAGGCATCTACTTGAAGAACATTGCTGTTTCTTCGACAATGGGCCCGAGCGCACGCGTTAACGTACAATCTTTCAGATAAGATAAACTTAAGAGAAGTTATTGTTGGTTGTTAAAGATTGGCAATTGACTAACTCAAATGGTTGTGTTATTCTGATTTACGTTGTTGTTCTGATGTAACATAAACAGTTGAATATGCTAACCGTAGACAGTAGGTGCTTTAAAGCTTAATTTCCTACCGAGGTGTTGTGATATATTAGGTCGTTTTCTTCGTGAAAATTTAACCGAACTTCATGCCTTCGTAGATGTCTACGGAGGCTTTTTCTATGAAGTTTCGGTATGTACCTAGAAATTATAGGAGGTGGACAGTTTGGCAAATACCAAGATTATTGAACAGAAAGAATTACGTGTTGGTGAAGTGGCAACGAAATTGCGCGAGAGCAGTTGTACCGTTGTTGCGGATTACCGCGGATTGAATGTTTCCCAAATTACTGAGCTTCGTAAGCAGCTTCGTGAAGCGGGAATTGAATTCCAAGTGCTGAAGAATTCTTTAACTAGACGTGCTACGGCGCAAACCGAGTTGACAGAATTAGACGAACACCTTACGGGTCCTACGGCGATCGCTTTCTCTACTGGCGATTTGGTAGCCCCAGCGAAAATCCTAACGGCTTTCGCGAAGAAGAACGACGCTCTTAAAGTTAAAGGCGGCGTTGTGGAAGGTCGCGTAGTTGGCTACGATCAGATCAAAGCTCTAGCAGACCTGCCATCCAGAGACGGACTTCTTTCCATGTTGCTTAGCGTACTTCAAGCTCCGGTTCGCAACTTTGCCCTTGCGGTTAAAGCTGTATCCGAGAAGCAAGAAGCTTAATCTATTCACCCTTTTTCAACAAACAAATCTATTTAAAATAACGGAGGTATATCCATGAGTAACGAGCAAATCCTAGAAGCGATTAAAGGTATGACTATTCTTGAACTGAACGACCTGGTAAAAGCAATTGAAGAAGAATTCGGCGTAACAGCAGCAGCACCAGTAGCTGTGGGCGGCGGCGCAGCAGCAGCTGAAGTTGAAGAGCAATCCGAGTTTGACGTAATCCTTAACAACGCTGGCGCATCCAAAATCAACGTAATCAAAGCTGTTCGCGAACTTACAGGCCTTGGTCTGAAAGAAGCGAAAGACTTGGTTGATAACGCTCCTAAAGCAATCAAAGAAAAAGTTGGCAAAGAAGAAGCAGACGCGGTTAAAGCTAAGCTTGAAGAAGCCGGCGCATCCGTAGAAGTTAAATAATTTAGCTTTAATAACGTCCCCTTGAAGCTCACCCTTCAGGGGGACTTTTTTCACACGCAAGAAGACCTGGGTTGACATTCTTTCGAGTTACTATGGAGGTTCATTAATGTCGGAACACTATTATACGAATAAACCTTCTACCGTTCACAAGCGACATACGATTGAACAAGAGCTCGTGGGCCGCAAGTTTACATTCGTGACGGATAGCGGTGTTTTCTCCAAAACAGGTGTCGATTATGGTAGCAAAGTGCTGATTCAGCATATGTCCATTCCTGAGCATGCTGAAGTGCTGGATGTAGGTTGCGGATACGGTCCAATCGGATTAGCGGCAGCAACGCTTGCATCTGCAGGCCGGGTCACCATGGTGGACATTAATGAGCGTGCCGTGGAACTCGCTAAAGAAAATGCGACACGCAACGGGATCTCAAATGTAGACATTATGCAAAGCGATGCGCTTGAAAGTCTGCAAGGCAGAACTTTCGACATCATTCTGACCAATCCGCCAATTCGCGCCGGTAAAGACGTGGTACACTCGATCTTCGAGCAATCTGCGAATCATCTGAAGCCCGGAGGTCAGCTGTGGGTTGTCATCCAGAAGAAGCAAGGCGCCCCGTCAGCCTTATCGAAACTGGAGGATTTATTCTCTAATGTAGAGGAGAAAGCTAAGGACAAGGGATATCGCATTTTTTGCGCAAAAAAAGCAGATTGAGTTGGAATTGACTTCAAATTCTGCTTGTGTTATCATTATAAAATGTCAGTATTGGGATGGTCTCATTTTTCTTTAGTTTGCTAAAATGTCAAGTTCTTTTTTATCATTTTTATGAATAAAAAATCGAGCGTTGACGTATAATGTTTAAATTTTGCGGCAAATCTACAAGAAGTGGGATCATAGGCAACAGCTAGAATAACATTTTTGGGAGCAGAAAACTCTTTGGGAGCAATTTTGTTAGGATTGCTTTACTAAGGGCTTTCTTTTATGTCTTTCTGTTTCCGAAATCGGGTATGAAAGTAGACATGAGGGGTGAGTTTAAGTTGGCAGGTCAACTTGTTCAATTAGGAAGACGCACTCGGAGAAGTTATGCCAGAATCGAAGAAGTGCTAGAAGTTCCGAACCTGATCGAAATCCAACAGAAATCCTATGAGTGGTTTCTGGAAGAGGGATTGCGAGAGATGTTTCAAGATATTTCTCCGATTCAGGATTTCACAGGCAACCTGGTTCTGGAGTTTATTGACTACAGTCTGGGCGAACCGAAGTATTCTGTCGATGAGTCCAAGGAACGAGACGTAACCTATGCGGCACCGCTGCGTGTTAAAGTGCGTCTAATCAATAAGGAAACCGGCGAAGTCAAGGAACAAGAAGTGTTCATGGGTGACTTCCCGCTGATGACCGATACGGGTACCTTTATTATTAACGGTGCGGAACGGGTTATCGTCAGCCAGCTGGTTCGCTCTCCTAGCGTCTATTTTAGCACAAAAGTCGACAAGAATGGGAAGAAAACATATACAGCTACCGTTATCCCTAACCGCGGTGCTTGGTTGGAGCTGGAGACCGATGCGAAGGATATTATCTATGTCCGTATTGATCGCACAAGAAAGATTCCGGTCACAGTTCTGTTAAGAGCATTGGGTTTTGGTACGGATGCAGAAATTATCGAATTGCTCGGTGAAGACGAGTATATTCGGAATACGCTGGATAAGGATAGCACGGATTCTACCGAAAAAGCATTAATCGAGATTTACGAGCGTCTTCGCCCGGGCGAACCTCCTACACTGGATAATGCGAGAAGCTTATTGGTCGCGCGTTTCTTTGATCCGAAGCGTTATGATCTTGCGAATGTCGGTAGATATAAGATAAACAAAAAACTACACATTAAAAACAGATTGTTTAATCAACGTCTTGCTGAGACGCTGGTAGACCCGGAAACAGGCGAGATTATCGCTGAAGCCGGTCAAATGATCGATCGTCGTCTACTAGACGAGATTCTGCCTAGTTTGGAGAAGAACGTAGGTTTCAGAGAGCACCGCATAGCTGCGGGCGTTCAAGATGCGGACAGCATTCCTCTTCAAACGATCAGTGTATTTGCACCGGATGAAGATGGTCGTGTAATCAAGATTATCTCGAACGGTATTATCGATAAGAGCATCAAGAACATTACATCATCCGATATTATCGCTTCGATTAACTATTTCATGAATCTGTTGCATGGCATCGGCAGCACGGATGATATTGACCATTTGGGCAATCGTCGTTTGCGTTCCGTCGGTGAACTCCTTCAGAATCAATTCCGTATCGGTTTATCCCGGATGGAACGTGTGGTTCGTGAGAGAATGTCCATTCAGGACGCTAATGTAATTACGCCTCAAGCGCTGATCAACATACGGCCCGTGATTGCGTCCATTAAAGAGTTCTTCGGAAGCTCCCAACTCTCGCAATTTATGGATCAAACGAATCCGCTGGCTGAACTTACGCACAAACGTCGTCTGTCCGCTCTCGGACCCGGCGGTTTGACTCGTGAGCGCGCGGGCTTTGAAGTTCGTGACGTCCATCACTCTCACTACGGCCGTATGTGCCCGATTGAGACTCCTGAGGGACCGAACATCGGTTTGATTAACTCCTTGTCCACCTTCGCTCGAATTAACGAGTATGGCTTCATTGAGGCGCCTTACCGTTGGGTTGATCCGAAGACAGGAAAGGTAACGGAACAGATTAGTTACCTGACAGCGGATGAAGAGGATAACTATGTTGTCGCACAAGCGAACGTACCGTTGGAAGCAGATGGAACTTTTGCTGAAGACATGGTTATTGTTCGTTACAATAAGCAAGCGGATAATATCTTGACGATGCCTCGTGAACGCGTGGATTACATGGACGTATCTCCGAAACAGGTTGTGTCGGTAGCGACGGCGCTCATTCCGTTCCTTGAGAACGATGACTCCAACCGCGCCTTGATGGGATCGAACATGCAACGTCAAGCGGTGCCGTTGCTCATACCTAAATCCCCGTTAGTGGGAACAGGTATGGAACATAAGTCGGCGAAAGATTCCGGCGTATGTATCGTGGCTAAGCATGACGGAATCATTGAGAAGGTTTCGGCGAATGAAATCTGGCTTCGTCGTCAGGAAATGGTAGACGGTAAACTTGTAAACGGCGATATCGTGAAGCACAAGCTTCATAAGTTTATGCGTTCCAACCAAGGTACCTGCATCAACCAACGCCCGATCTGCCATAAAGGCGAGATTATCAAGAAGGGTGACATCTTAGCGGACGGACCGTCCACCGAGATGGGTGAACTGGCGCTTGGACGCAACGTAGTTGTAGCGTTCATGACTTGGGAAGGTTACAACTATGAGGATGCGATCCTGCTTAGTGAGAAGCTTGTGAAAGAGGATGTTTACACCTCCATTCACATTGAAGAATACGAGTCCGAAGCGCGGGATACGAAGCTTGGACCAGAAGAGATCACACGCGATATTCCGAACGTCGGTGAAGACGCGTTGAAGAATCTGGATGAGCGCGGAATTATCCGTGTCGGCGCTGAAATCGCAGCCGGCGATATCCTGGTAGGTAAAGTAACGCCGAAGGGTGTTACGGAACTGACCGCGGAAGAGCGCCTATTACACGCCATCTTCGGGGAGAAAGCACGCGAAGTGCGTGACACCTCCTTGCGCGTACCTCACGGAACCGACGGAATCGTCGTTGACGTGAAAGTATTTACCCGTGAGAACGGGGACGAGCTGCCGCCGGGTGTGAACCAGCTGGTTCGCGCATACATCGCGCAGAAGCGTAAAATTTCCGAAGGTGACAAGATGGCCGGACGTCACGGAAACAAGGGTGTTATCGCCCGCATCTTGCCTGAAGAAGATATGCCGTTCCTGCCGGACGGAACGCCTGTTGAAGTTGTTCTGAACCCATTGGGCGTACCTTCCCGTATGAATATCGGACAGGTGCTTGAAGTTCACTTAGGCATGGCTGCCAAAGCATTGGGAATTTACACAGCTTCGCCGGTATTTGACGGCGCGCGTGAGTATGATGTTTTCGACGCCATGGAAGAAGCAGGCATGCAGCGTAACGGTAAGACTGTACTATACGACGGACGGACAGGCGATACGTTTGAACGTGAAGTTACCGTCGGTGTCATGTACATGATTAAACTGGCGCACATGGTTGATGACAAGATCCATGCCCGTTCCACAGGTCCTTACTCTCTCGTTACGCAACAGCCACTGGGCGGTAAAGCTCAATTCGGCGGACAGCGTTTCGGTGAGATGGAAGTTTGGGCACTCGAGGCATACGGAGCCGCTTATACGCTTCAAGAAATCCTTACCGTGAAGTCTGATGATGTGGTCGGCCGTGTGAAAACGTACGAGTCCATCGTCAAAGGCGAGAATGTTCCGGAGCCAGGTGTTCCTGAATCGTTCAAGGTATTGATTAAGGAGCTGCAGAGCTTGGGTATGGATGTCAAGATTCTCACCAAGAATGAAGAAGAAATCGAAATGAAAGAACTCGATG
Protein-coding sequences here:
- the nusG gene encoding transcription termination/antitermination protein NusG, yielding MEKRWYVVHTYSGYENKVKANLEKRVESMSMTDKIFRVLVPMEEEIVNKDGKKKTVMRKVYPGYVLVEMIQTDDSWYVVRNTPGVTGFVGSTGAGSKPTALLPEEVESILKHMGMEEPKAKIDFELKENVRVKVGPFANFVGSVEEILVDKMKLKVHVNMFGRETPLELDFTQVEKI
- the rplK gene encoding 50S ribosomal protein L11 codes for the protein MAKKVIKMVKLQIPAGKANPAPPVGPALGQAGVNIMAFCKEFNARTADQAGLIIPVVITVFEDRSFTFETKTPPAAVLLRVAAGIAKGSGEPNKKKVATVKRAKVREIAEQKMPDLNAASVEAAMLMVEGTARSMGIVVED
- the rplA gene encoding 50S ribosomal protein L1; this translates as MPKHGKKYVEAAKLIDSEATYESLEAIELVKKAATAKFDETVEVAVRLGVDPRKQDQAVRGVVVLPHGTGKTKRVLVFAKGEKAKEAEAAGADFVGDQDLINKIQQGWFEFDVCVATPDMMAEVGKLGRVLGGKGLMPNPKAGTVTFDVTKAVQEIKAGKIEYRLDKAGQIHAPIGKVSFDAEKLNENFRTLVEALNRAKPAAAKGIYLKNIAVSSTMGPSARVNVQSFR
- the rplJ gene encoding 50S ribosomal protein L10 produces the protein MANTKIIEQKELRVGEVATKLRESSCTVVADYRGLNVSQITELRKQLREAGIEFQVLKNSLTRRATAQTELTELDEHLTGPTAIAFSTGDLVAPAKILTAFAKKNDALKVKGGVVEGRVVGYDQIKALADLPSRDGLLSMLLSVLQAPVRNFALAVKAVSEKQEA
- the rplL gene encoding 50S ribosomal protein L7/L12, producing MSNEQILEAIKGMTILELNDLVKAIEEEFGVTAAAPVAVGGGAAAAEVEEQSEFDVILNNAGASKINVIKAVRELTGLGLKEAKDLVDNAPKAIKEKVGKEEADAVKAKLEEAGASVEVK
- a CDS encoding class I SAM-dependent methyltransferase, with translation MSEHYYTNKPSTVHKRHTIEQELVGRKFTFVTDSGVFSKTGVDYGSKVLIQHMSIPEHAEVLDVGCGYGPIGLAAATLASAGRVTMVDINERAVELAKENATRNGISNVDIMQSDALESLQGRTFDIILTNPPIRAGKDVVHSIFEQSANHLKPGGQLWVVIQKKQGAPSALSKLEDLFSNVEEKAKDKGYRIFCAKKAD
- the rpoB gene encoding DNA-directed RNA polymerase subunit beta; the protein is MRGEFKLAGQLVQLGRRTRRSYARIEEVLEVPNLIEIQQKSYEWFLEEGLREMFQDISPIQDFTGNLVLEFIDYSLGEPKYSVDESKERDVTYAAPLRVKVRLINKETGEVKEQEVFMGDFPLMTDTGTFIINGAERVIVSQLVRSPSVYFSTKVDKNGKKTYTATVIPNRGAWLELETDAKDIIYVRIDRTRKIPVTVLLRALGFGTDAEIIELLGEDEYIRNTLDKDSTDSTEKALIEIYERLRPGEPPTLDNARSLLVARFFDPKRYDLANVGRYKINKKLHIKNRLFNQRLAETLVDPETGEIIAEAGQMIDRRLLDEILPSLEKNVGFREHRIAAGVQDADSIPLQTISVFAPDEDGRVIKIISNGIIDKSIKNITSSDIIASINYFMNLLHGIGSTDDIDHLGNRRLRSVGELLQNQFRIGLSRMERVVRERMSIQDANVITPQALINIRPVIASIKEFFGSSQLSQFMDQTNPLAELTHKRRLSALGPGGLTRERAGFEVRDVHHSHYGRMCPIETPEGPNIGLINSLSTFARINEYGFIEAPYRWVDPKTGKVTEQISYLTADEEDNYVVAQANVPLEADGTFAEDMVIVRYNKQADNILTMPRERVDYMDVSPKQVVSVATALIPFLENDDSNRALMGSNMQRQAVPLLIPKSPLVGTGMEHKSAKDSGVCIVAKHDGIIEKVSANEIWLRRQEMVDGKLVNGDIVKHKLHKFMRSNQGTCINQRPICHKGEIIKKGDILADGPSTEMGELALGRNVVVAFMTWEGYNYEDAILLSEKLVKEDVYTSIHIEEYESEARDTKLGPEEITRDIPNVGEDALKNLDERGIIRVGAEIAAGDILVGKVTPKGVTELTAEERLLHAIFGEKAREVRDTSLRVPHGTDGIVVDVKVFTRENGDELPPGVNQLVRAYIAQKRKISEGDKMAGRHGNKGVIARILPEEDMPFLPDGTPVEVVLNPLGVPSRMNIGQVLEVHLGMAAKALGIYTASPVFDGAREYDVFDAMEEAGMQRNGKTVLYDGRTGDTFEREVTVGVMYMIKLAHMVDDKIHARSTGPYSLVTQQPLGGKAQFGGQRFGEMEVWALEAYGAAYTLQEILTVKSDDVVGRVKTYESIVKGENVPEPGVPESFKVLIKELQSLGMDVKILTKNEEEIEMKELDDEDDTTSDKLNLNLEGAEAGVE